AATAAACCCCAGTCTCTTCTTTTCGAATATTCTCTCCCTAAAAGTAATTGGGTTGAAAGAAGGTCTTTCTTTGAAATTTTTGGAGATGGTATAACCTTTTCTTTCAATAGTTCATAGATTTTCTGGTTGTATATCTTTTCCAAATTTTCCCTTATTGAATTGAAATCCTCTGGAAATTCAACATAGACCTTTTCAATTTTTGTTTCCTGAATGTATGGAGAAACATCAGCATCCTTTTCAGTTCTAACTTCTATGTTCTCTGCATGGAGGTTTTTCTTGACTTCATCTATTATATCTTTGATTCCTCCAGGCGATGCCGTCAACCCCAATATAAGGCCTGAGGGGTTGGTTTTAACATATTCATCAACTATAGTTGTGTATGCATACTTCTTCACAGACCTGTGGCATTCATCCACTATTAGCAAGGTGAAATCCTTGAGATCTATCCTTTTGTTTTGTATGTCATTTTTTATAAGTTGGGGCGTGGCAAAGAATATTTTTCCACTCTTGTAAAAGACTTCCCTATTCTTAGAACTTATTTTTCCTGTAAGAGAAACAAAATCATCCTTTTCTCCATTCATATATTTTTCAAATGTTTTAAGGTGCTGATTTACTAGAGGTCTTGTCGGGGCTAACATTAATATCTTCCCAGGAAACTTTTCCAACCTATAGGCGGCAACAAGAATGGCAACAAATGTCTTTCCCATACCTGTTGGGAGGATACAAAGGGTGTTTTTACTTATCGCAGATGCTGCTATAAGTTCTTGATATAATCTTGGTTTGAATGTCGGTTTTAGAAACCTGCTCATATTTTAAGGTTTATTATTTGAAGAATTTATTTTAGGAGTTCCAGAAATCTCCATTGGTAAGTTTTCTCCACCTTTCATCTATGGATTGTTGTATTAGCATCACATATTTTTTATCCAAGTGTTTGAATCTTGCTTGTGTTTTAAGATACTCTTCAATTGGTTTCAGTTTACCGGGATTGAAGGTTAAATTGAATTTCCCTCTTTCTATTTCTAGCAATGGCCAAAATCCAGTTTCAACAGCAAGCTTACTAGCCTTTATAGCATTTTGAGTTTCATATCCCCATCCAGGCTGACAGGGGGTAAGAAGATCTATAAACTTTGGACCTGGTATTGATGCGGCCTTCTGAAGTTTTTTTATAAAATCCAATGGGTAGCCAACAGTTGCAGTTGCGGCATAAGGGATGTGGTGAGCGGCTACAATTTTTATCATATTCTTCTTTTCAGTGAAATTTCCCACAGGATTTTCCTTTCCAGGAGGAGTCGTGGTAGTGTATGCACCATAAGGTGTTGCCGATGATCTTTGAACTCCTGTGTTCCCAAAACTTTGGTTGTTGTAGCAAATGTAGATGAAATCATCCCCCCTTTCTATCGCAGCGGATAAGGACTGGAAACCTATGTCATAAGTGGCACCATCTCCTGCATATACCACAACATTTGCCTTTTGCCCCTTCATCTTTAGAGCCCTTGAGATACCTGAAGCAACCGCACCGCCATTTTCTATGGCAACATGGATGAATGGAACTTTAAAAGGGGTGAAGGGATATGTTGGAAGCAAAGTCATGCATCCAGAGGTGTTGACTATAATTGTGTTTTTTCCCAGAGCTTTAAGGGTTAATTTTAATCCTAGAACCGCACCACATCCTTGGCAGGCCGAAGAACCACCAACTAACAGATCTTCCTTAGGTATGTCTTTTATTGTTTTCAATTCTGGCATATCATAAATAATGGTTGGATGTATTTATTAGGTTTTAAGTGGAGTTTAGAGATATCAACTAAAATACCTTCAAGAACCTCCCAGCAATTAAAAACATCACATGAGACCATGCCAATGGAGATACAGAAACCTGTATATTATTATTGAATATCTGTTCTGGTATGAATTCCTCAACCCTTTCAACCACCCACATAAAATATTTTCTAGCTTTCTTCTTTTCACCGAGTTTTGAGTAGTATATGGATAGCCAAAAATTCAAGAGTGGCCATGCTCCTCCACCCTTTTTCCTGTGAAATCCCTCATACATCCAACCATCGTATTCATCATGCTCGTATCTGTGTACACCACCATCTATGACCAGCTTTTCTTCTATTTCTTTTACT
This portion of the Candidatus Aenigmatarchaeota archaeon genome encodes:
- a CDS encoding thiamine pyrophosphate-dependent enzyme produces the protein MPELKTIKDIPKEDLLVGGSSACQGCGAVLGLKLTLKALGKNTIIVNTSGCMTLLPTYPFTPFKVPFIHVAIENGGAVASGISRALKMKGQKANVVVYAGDGATYDIGFQSLSAAIERGDDFIYICYNNQSFGNTGVQRSSATPYGAYTTTTPPGKENPVGNFTEKKNMIKIVAAHHIPYAATATVGYPLDFIKKLQKAASIPGPKFIDLLTPCQPGWGYETQNAIKASKLAVETGFWPLLEIERGKFNLTFNPGKLKPIEEYLKTQARFKHLDKKYVMLIQQSIDERWRKLTNGDFWNS
- a CDS encoding helicase-related protein; translated protein: MSRFLKPTFKPRLYQELIAASAISKNTLCILPTGMGKTFVAILVAAYRLEKFPGKILMLAPTRPLVNQHLKTFEKYMNGEKDDFVSLTGKISSKNREVFYKSGKIFFATPQLIKNDIQNKRIDLKDFTLLIVDECHRSVKKYAYTTIVDEYVKTNPSGLILGLTASPGGIKDIIDEVKKNLHAENIEVRTEKDADVSPYIQETKIEKVYVEFPEDFNSIRENLEKIYNQKIYELLKEKVIPSPKISKKDLLSTQLLLGREYSKRRDWGLLKAVISCAQAIKIGHAIELIETQGISSLKQYFDKLGKDEKSSATKRLLSDPRLKKIIELTNKLYQTGTEHPKLEKVLEIVKEEIKRKKNTKIIIFANYRDTVSKIANLLERNWIEVREFYGQAKKGGKGMSQKEQIQTINEFELELFNVLVATSVAEEGLSIPAVDLVIFYEPVPSEIRTIQRRGRTGRTESGRVVFLITKGTRDEWYYWSAYHKERRMKGILKGLKEDKYKTKTPKTIKDFVS